In a single window of the Pseudogemmatithrix spongiicola genome:
- a CDS encoding UPF0182 family protein — translation MRGRRGLYGFLAAGALALLAGRWLAGQYADWALHQSLGFDDLWRTKASTLVVLRAGAFTIAVAYAFAHFVAVRQSIVSLVLPSRLGGLEIPEEIPAGRLTWLAFVLAVLVALGFAALPQDWTQAALAWDGVRFGEVDPYLQRDLGFYVAWLPWERALQTRAMLLTLVLGALVTTLYALTPSLRWTANGLYVSTWVRRHLAVLAGTLVALIGWGWRIDRFERMTPGSGVWLDATTEAVFSAFDHRIALPYRALAAFATLPIATVLVYAGWRGYVRTALVMLSTLVLIGPVASALLPVIAKRPLAPYSAQGRAAARPYRNTAALYTRRAFGVDAIARDSVAVVPADQLSRRVSAWDPAALVELAEGGRRRDTTVTLGWASTATGLEAIAVHRSRDVEADAWGTHRFVAAGADDSGRPFYAPSLGDGRLPAVLVHPDAKGSRLVPDRRGDVAASAFETTTQRIALAWAEQDPRLLLRELPSPRPRLMTARDVRSRIGRLLPFLTLGPTITPHVRGDSLYWFVEGFITARRYPLSEAVLLDGRPYHYIQHAATVVVQAQTGQLTVIPTDTPEAIMRAWQGMASGTFTPLAAAPEWIRRERPPAVDWMTVQGSGLAHVGFPADSFGIRRLARPDDADADVSAGGPTLFAYDSAGTLGWALPVDLPFAGRTLGILVARGGAQRRTEYLAYETARWTTILESLQNAADQAGFGRSLPDARRGRVQAIPTAGGPVWVQSYYEWPQDGEPRLAGVVVSQGGKVMAARTLAEAFGERRSAESPVGDAFRERVARLYDAMQAAQHSGDWRAYGEAWTALGRLLQRP, via the coding sequence ATGCGCGGACGGCGCGGACTCTACGGATTCCTCGCCGCAGGCGCGCTGGCCCTCCTGGCCGGCCGCTGGTTGGCCGGCCAGTATGCGGACTGGGCGCTGCATCAGTCCTTGGGCTTCGACGATCTGTGGCGCACGAAGGCCAGCACCCTGGTCGTGCTGCGGGCCGGCGCGTTCACGATTGCCGTCGCGTACGCCTTCGCGCACTTCGTCGCCGTGAGGCAGTCGATCGTCTCGCTCGTGCTGCCGTCGCGCCTTGGCGGACTCGAGATTCCTGAAGAGATCCCGGCCGGCCGCCTGACCTGGCTGGCCTTCGTGCTGGCCGTGCTCGTCGCCTTGGGCTTCGCCGCACTCCCGCAGGATTGGACGCAGGCGGCACTCGCCTGGGATGGCGTGCGCTTCGGCGAAGTCGATCCGTACCTCCAGCGCGACCTCGGGTTCTATGTCGCGTGGTTGCCGTGGGAACGTGCGCTGCAGACGCGCGCCATGTTGCTCACGCTCGTGCTCGGTGCGCTGGTCACGACGCTGTACGCCCTGACGCCGAGCCTGCGGTGGACGGCGAACGGCCTGTACGTGTCGACCTGGGTGCGTCGTCATCTCGCCGTGCTGGCCGGCACGCTGGTCGCCCTCATCGGCTGGGGCTGGCGCATCGATCGCTTCGAACGGATGACGCCCGGGAGCGGGGTCTGGCTGGACGCGACCACGGAGGCGGTGTTCAGCGCCTTCGACCATCGCATCGCGCTGCCGTACCGCGCGCTGGCGGCGTTCGCGACGCTGCCCATCGCGACGGTGCTCGTCTACGCGGGGTGGCGCGGATACGTGCGGACGGCGTTGGTAATGCTCAGCACGCTGGTGCTGATCGGCCCGGTCGCCAGCGCGCTGCTGCCCGTGATCGCCAAGCGGCCGCTGGCACCGTACTCGGCGCAGGGACGCGCGGCGGCGCGCCCGTATCGCAACACGGCGGCGCTCTACACGCGGCGCGCCTTCGGCGTCGATGCCATCGCCCGTGACAGCGTGGCGGTGGTGCCCGCCGACCAATTGAGCCGCCGCGTGAGTGCGTGGGATCCCGCCGCGCTCGTCGAGCTCGCCGAGGGTGGCCGGCGGCGCGACACGACGGTCACGCTCGGGTGGGCGTCCACCGCGACCGGGCTTGAGGCCATCGCCGTGCACCGCAGCCGCGACGTCGAGGCCGATGCGTGGGGTACGCATCGCTTCGTTGCGGCCGGCGCCGATGACAGCGGTCGTCCCTTCTACGCGCCGTCGCTGGGCGATGGTCGCCTCCCGGCCGTCCTGGTGCATCCGGACGCCAAGGGCTCGCGCCTCGTCCCGGACCGCCGCGGTGATGTCGCCGCGTCCGCATTCGAGACGACCACGCAGCGGATCGCGCTGGCCTGGGCCGAGCAGGATCCGCGCCTGCTGCTGCGTGAACTGCCGTCGCCGCGCCCGCGGCTCATGACCGCGCGCGACGTGCGGTCGCGCATCGGACGTCTGCTGCCGTTCTTGACGCTTGGTCCGACGATCACCCCGCATGTGCGCGGCGATTCCCTGTACTGGTTCGTCGAAGGCTTCATCACGGCGCGGCGCTACCCATTGAGCGAGGCGGTGCTGCTCGACGGGAGACCGTACCACTACATCCAACATGCGGCCACGGTGGTGGTACAGGCCCAGACTGGGCAGCTGACCGTCATCCCGACGGACACGCCCGAGGCGATCATGCGTGCCTGGCAGGGCATGGCCAGCGGGACGTTCACGCCGCTCGCGGCGGCCCCGGAGTGGATCCGCCGCGAGCGACCGCCGGCGGTCGATTGGATGACGGTGCAGGGCAGCGGGCTCGCGCACGTGGGGTTCCCCGCGGACTCGTTCGGCATCCGGCGGCTCGCCCGCCCGGACGATGCGGACGCTGACGTCTCGGCTGGCGGCCCGACACTCTTCGCCTACGACTCCGCGGGGACCTTGGGCTGGGCGCTCCCTGTCGACTTGCCGTTTGCCGGACGCACGCTCGGCATCCTCGTGGCGCGTGGCGGCGCGCAGCGCCGGACGGAGTATCTCGCCTACGAGACGGCCCGCTGGACGACGATCCTCGAGTCGCTGCAGAATGCCGCAGACCAAGCGGGCTTCGGTCGCTCGTTGCCGGATGCACGTCGCGGACGCGTGCAGGCGATTCCCACGGCCGGTGGCCCGGTGTGGGTGCAGAGCTACTACGAA